From Actinomyces sp. oral taxon 171 str. F0337, one genomic window encodes:
- a CDS encoding PaaI family thioesterase, producing MSHPQSDSPLSPVSVGESCDSQASPVSADSPGSPAVVGPLGPVGRVTAASYSGASAAAVAFPDPARRPYPDPRPAGSAVSASSALHAVLEDNEEGTLMDTLGMEVVTRDANRTEVRMPVDGARQVIGILHGGATAAIIETAASVAARAAAPDDAVPVGAELTVSHLRSVSQGWVKATATPLHRGRRTVVYQVTVTDDDERTIAVGTLRSLFT from the coding sequence ATGAGCCATCCACAGTCCGACTCGCCCCTCTCCCCCGTCAGCGTAGGAGAGTCCTGCGACTCTCAAGCCTCTCCTGTCTCCGCGGACTCCCCCGGCTCACCGGCGGTCGTCGGGCCGCTGGGGCCAGTGGGCCGCGTCACTGCGGCCTCCTACTCCGGAGCGAGCGCCGCTGCCGTGGCCTTCCCGGACCCCGCCCGGCGCCCGTACCCCGATCCGCGTCCCGCGGGCTCTGCCGTCTCCGCCTCCTCGGCGCTGCACGCGGTGCTGGAGGACAATGAGGAGGGCACGCTCATGGACACCCTCGGGATGGAGGTGGTGACTCGCGACGCGAACCGGACCGAGGTCCGGATGCCTGTCGACGGAGCCCGACAGGTCATCGGGATCCTGCACGGCGGTGCCACTGCCGCGATCATCGAGACGGCCGCCTCCGTGGCAGCGCGCGCAGCGGCGCCCGATGATGCCGTCCCGGTCGGGGCGGAGTTGACGGTCAGCCATCTGCGCTCCGTGTCCCAGGGCTGGGTGAAGGCCACCGCCACCCCCCTGCACCGCGGCCGCCGTACCGTGGTCTACCAGGTCACGGTCACGGACGACGACGAGCGGACGATCGCCGTCGGAACGCTGCGCAGCCTGTTCACCTGA
- a CDS encoding ANTAR domain-containing response regulator → MSNESSTTKSRRVLVAEDETLIRLDIVETLTDAGYEIVAEAADGEEAVRLADEHTPDLCVLDVKMPVTDGITAAERILEKHSCAVVMLTAFSQTELVERASAAGAMAYVVKPFTPADLIPALEIAMSRHEEILSLESEISDLTERFETRKRVDRAKGLLMERMGLSEPEAFRWLQKTSMNRRLTMREVADAVIEQVGTAKKD, encoded by the coding sequence GTGAGCAATGAGTCCAGCACCACCAAGTCCCGCCGGGTGCTCGTCGCTGAGGACGAGACCCTCATCCGCCTTGACATCGTCGAGACTCTCACCGATGCCGGGTACGAGATCGTCGCTGAGGCCGCAGACGGGGAGGAGGCTGTCCGTCTGGCTGATGAGCACACCCCTGACCTGTGCGTTCTCGACGTCAAGATGCCGGTGACCGACGGCATCACCGCAGCCGAGAGGATTCTTGAGAAGCACAGCTGCGCCGTCGTCATGCTGACGGCCTTCTCCCAGACTGAGCTCGTTGAACGAGCCAGCGCCGCCGGCGCCATGGCCTACGTCGTCAAGCCCTTCACCCCGGCAGACCTCATTCCAGCACTTGAGATCGCCATGTCGCGACACGAGGAGATCCTTTCCCTCGAGAGTGAGATTTCTGACCTCACCGAGCGCTTCGAGACCCGTAAGCGCGTCGACCGGGCTAAGGGGCTGCTCATGGAGCGCATGGGGCTGAGCGAGCCGGAGGCCTTCCGGTGGCTGCAGAAGACCTCGATGAACCGGCGCCTGACCATGCGCGAGGTGGCCGATGCCGTCATCGAGCAGGTCGGTACCGCCAAGAAGGACTGA